Proteins from a single region of Apostichopus japonicus isolate 1M-3 chromosome 21, ASM3797524v1, whole genome shotgun sequence:
- the LOC139962919 gene encoding zinc finger MYM-type protein 3-like isoform X1, whose translation MSSSEGHPPKEVADDTEAKLVDAGGDSEANVGKIPSSKEGVHKDVGDSNQEKGTIDVPVKEAEQRISESQDDESLARGKPEDGVGDIEEQFEAKEKKKSAEEASSSKITEAVEDAGSEENTAANEEESTKDSEEQEQGGVNDQAIGAVDKTKEIPSEDDDASRENVTSILETPQTKDEADGEKEETARRDENASLAVSENLMVEADGGVTEGDEEAKGEDDRTAPEAGNESEKPETEVDVAPVVGDGAENVLEAKDDNSGILDSEKSLEKETDSTGSGFIEKADSPVIGGEEDEDAGTSLPEKEMGSEEMKDEEELLDDQSKDIWVEGGNGDDDGDDGFQETEEPMETDEFDEVERAVKEERKQQSELSEARATADKEEECSRDEKNPDGGTDATKPRDEVDGKADKLEKESDEMSDAAGVIEGAVNAATEPSDGIKEREDTATLPKESIGEKVADEEKKPRDGSHETHDGDKSESKADLTESQEMLMQYDGEDLLETMVSDGSDSDRQNQVDSQDEKTAATEPGEEEPMEVDGNVPSETKAATDFSDGQGAAKESSKDSDVIDMIEERTVSPSLHSEKAAEAVEEAGKKEEQVDKEDTSSDIIILDDVEPKKSDEDGDKTKETTPPAEKKRKLGSLGSIVSRLTQSVKEKQSEEGSSKSVVDKSIPVISQVKTLTHEPVKEKVGRKQVYKTEDVVNRCSVCFQPFLSLNPIKFNNNVFCSDDCLHEKKGASSDSTPCSYCKKVFKKDSSESCSIEFGTQRKRFCSSNCKTDYQKKVKPCSNCGEDITGTSNAFMAQVGSEGKFMEFCSQNCVESYEKKIKDQPQQTKKDSGEKKACSMCRKLTSIKHEVKFRGSYYHMCGTDCFSNFRKKYSLSLRTCNQCGTTCYNEHSPGDDKDGHKVFFCSQKCLEVFQQSRSLSEPCFSCKTMYKQGMLMEGKASSGKVYKFCSQECMQKVLPSTTSNSASTTVTPSTSTPKTTNVVPAQGPRMATQVQTSAKPLVQPRIVQTSTNGTGSGQNQGSLPCNHCKKLQRPLYHLTMSDSSLRNFCSYPCVIAFQAQFNVPPVTLPQETLLLRCGQCHRGFSHRPQTLDYQGETRLFCNTACLDDFKRTQSIIAICDCCFEEKILFEETNFLGKARYFCSPGCSLIFKNQFVKRIGLRCAMCDYCSTMCKVATVTVMGGSKKRFCAEECRESYHQWYNKMARCEGCKRMGCELTESFRWRGKVKRVCNEQCLLLFYTQQNVPDMGTQLQSELNPPVKPTENGTGSFPTITNVKSLAGPHMSDATAQVKQIPMAHKQTQITTNTIFVKPPPPPPMPPPPAPKQVRNKMTLCKPYAVSKATTCYIKPTASDQGTQTDLQPILVPVPIPIFVPVPMQMYTSPFPHPVGIPIPIPTPMFIPVAYNNCDRLMACIDDIKNTIPSDPLEADILMMATAIAGKEESKPKPVVTEAPPPPEGESPTHDDDEDDITDLLPLKDSEVLDIPNKFLESDSDIAGILADSLEAIDSADLFPEERVTRASSSRVTRNSSQSQDDGEGSSSRRLRTRGAKRSRVDRDDDEEPPQSPPGSGKEDVRPDIGPAAYNFYLQQTSKDGDSQNSRLKADLSLASVDELHYCLCRFVREARQPDGEVYPADTLFLILLSIQKYLMTKERKENIFMDPYFQTFANLLHERIGEHSIIADPMVGIEPGATCLDEEFLWDSKQLGAHSPSVLLSTILYYCTKELMLKTVAMHQVLAFSRVQRLVRKDSRGKREAYIRFLPSEEQKQKESEGKGKKRPLDIDYSLELRVNTKQPLRCPVKLYEFYISKCPESVKTSRNIFYLVPERACVPDSPLWYSDKAVPDKMVERFLWRHLIVKDIHEHWEMLKHKNEEGESSGDDF comes from the exons ATGTCATCTAGTGAGGGTCATCCACCAAAAGAGGTTGCAGATGATACAGAAGCAAAACTTGTTGATGCTGGAGGAGATTCTGAAGCGAATGTTGGTAAAATACCATCATCCAAAGAAGGAGTGCACAAAGATGTTGGAGATTCGAATCAAGAGAAAGGAACAATCGATGTTCCTGTCAAAGAAGCTGAACAACGCATATCAGAAAGTCAAGACGATGAAAGTCTTGCGAGGGGTAAACCCGAAGATGGCGTCGGAGATATCGAAGAACAGTTTGAAgcaaaggagaagaaaaaatctGCTGAGGAAGCAAGCTCTAGCAAAATTACTGAGGCCGTAGAAGATGCTGGCAGTGAAGAGAATACAGCTGCAAATGAAGAGGAGAGCACAAAGGATTCAGAGGAACAAGAACAGGGTGGAGTGAATGATCAAGCTATCGGTGCAGTCGACAAAACCAAAGAGATACCCTCAGAGGACGATGATGCAAGCCGTGAGAATGTGACATCAATCCTTGAAACACCCCAGACTAAGGATGAAGCTGATGGGGAGAAGGAAGAGACTGCTAGAAGAGATGAGAATGCATCTTTAGCTGTGTCTGAGAATCTTATGGTGGAAGCAGATGGAGGTGTAACAGAGGGGGATGAGGAAGCTAAAGGTGAAGATGATAGGACTGCACCTGAAGCTGGGAATGAGTCAGAGAAGCCTGAAACAGAAGTCGATGTTGCGCCTGTGGTAGGAGATGGTGCAGAAAATGTTCTGGAAGCAAAGGATGATAATTCTGGAATTCTGGACTCGGAGAAAAGCCTTGAGAAAGAGACCGATTCTACCGGAAGCGGATTTATTGAAAAAGCGGATTCACCGGTCATCGGAGGAGAGGAGGATGAAGATGCTGGAACGTCTCTCCCTGAGAAAGAGATGGGAAGTGAAGAGatgaaagatgaagaagaaTTGTTGGATGACCAGAGCAAGGACATCTGGGTAGAGGGAGGAAATGGAGATGACGACGGTGATGATGGCTTTCAAGAAACCGAAGAGCCGATGGAAACAGATGAGTTTGATGAGGTGGAGAGAGCTGTGAAGGAGGAAAGGAAACAACAGTCAGAATTGTCAGAGGCAAGGGCAACAGCTGACAAGGAGGAGGAATGTAGCAGAGACGAGAAGAATCCTGACGGAGGCACAGACGCTACAAAGCCGAGGGATGAAGTAGACGGTAAAGCTGACAAACTTGAGAAGGAGAGCGATGAAATGTCAGATGCTGCTGGAGTAATTGAAGGAGCAGTGAATGCAGCAACCGAGCCATCAGATGGAATTAAAGAGAGAGAGGACACTGCGACTCTGCCAAAAGAAAGCATTGGAGAGAAGGTGGCAGACGAAGAGAAGAAGCCAAGGGATGGAAGTCATGAAACGCATGATGGTGACAAGAGTGAATCAAAAGCCGATCTCACTGAATCTCAGGAGATGCTGATGCAGTATGATGGAGAGGACCTCCTGGAGACCATGGTCAGCGACGGCTCAGATTCTGACCGGCAGAACCAAGTCGACAGCCAGGACGAGAAGACGGCAGCGACGGAACCCGGAGAGGAGGAACCGATGGAAGTAGACGGTAACGTCCCTTCCGAGACTAAGGCTGCAACAGATTTTTCAGACGGGCAGGGCGCTGCAAAGGAGAGCAGTAAGGATTCGGACGTAATCGACATGATCGAAGAGAGGACGGTGTCTCCGTCCCTACATTCAGAGAAAGCTGCTGAGGCTGTAGAAGAGGCAGGAAAAAAAGAGGAGCAGGTCGATAAGGAAgatacctcttcagatattatCATCCTGGACGATGTCGAACCCAAGAAATCAGACGAAGATGGAGATAAGACGAAAGAGACGACCCCACCAGCTGAGAAGAAACGAAAATTAGGAAGCCTTGGTAGTATTGTGTCCAGGCTTACACAGAGCGTCAAGGAGAAACAGTCCGAGGAAGGG AGTTCGAAGTCGGTGGTGGACAAATCCATACCCGTAATCTCCCAAGTCAAGACTCTTACTCACGAACCAGTGAAGGAGAAAGTG GGTCGTAAGCAGGTCTACAAAACAGAAGATGTTGTGAACCGATGCAGCGTCTGCTTTCAACCTTTCTTGTCCCTCAACCCTATTAAATTCAACAACAATGTCTTCTGCTCGGACGATTGTCTCCACGAGAAGAAGGGTGCCAGCTCAGACAGCACGCCCTGTAGCTACTGCAAGAAAGTCTTCAAGAAGGACAGCTCGGAGAGCTGTTCGATCGAGTTTGGCACACAACGCAAGAGATTCTGTTCTTCAAACTGCAAGACCGACTACCAGAAGAAAGTGAAACCTTGTAGCAACTGTGGAGAGGACATAACAGGAACCAGTAACGCATTTATGGCCCAGGTGGGGTCCGAGGGCAAGTTCATGGAGTTCTGCTCGCAGAATTGCGTCGAGAGTTACGAGAAGAAGATCAAAGATCAGCCTCAACAGACAAAGAAGGACAGTGGGGAGAAGAAAGCTTGCAGCATGTGTCGGAAGCTCACATCT ATCAAGCATGAAGTGAAGTTCCGGGGTTCTTACTACCACATGTGCGGAACGGACTGCTTCTCCAACTTCCGCAAGAAGTACAGCCTGTCGCTCCGTACCTGCAATCAGTGCGGTACGACCTGCTACAACGAACACTCCCCAGGGGACGACAAAGACGGCCATAAGGTATTCTTCTGCAGTCAGAAATGTTTGGAAGTCTTCCAGCAATCCAGGTCCCTGAGTGAACCTTGCTTTAGCTGTAAGACCATGTACAAACAGGGGATGTTAATGGAAGGCAAAGCCAGTAGTGGCAAAGTCTACAAGTTCTGTTCGCAGGAATGCATGCAGAAAGTTCTGCCCTCGACCACCAGTAACTCTGCATCTACTACAGTGACGCCCAGTACCAGTACCCCGAAGACCACCAACGTTGTCCCAGCGCAAGGCCCCAGGATGGCCACTCAGGTTCAGACCTCTGCCAAGCCGTTGGTGCAGCCTCGAATAGTCCAAACTTCCACCAACGGAACTGGCTCGGGACAGAACCAGGGGTCGCTCCCGTGTAACCATTGCAAGAAGCTGCAGCGCCCCCTGTACCACCTGACGATGAGCGACAGCAGCTTGCGCAACTTCTGCAGTTACCCTTGCGTCATCGCATTTCAAGCTCAGTTCAATGTGCCACCTGTGACCCTTCCTCAGGAGACGCTCCTGCTCAGATGCGGACAGTGCCACAGGGGATTCTCTCACCGTCCTCAGACCTTGGATTACCAAGGAGAGACGAGGCTCTTTTGTAACACGGCATGCTTGGATGATTTCAAACGG ACCCAGTCCATCATCGCTATCTGCGACTGCTGTTTTGAGGAAAAGATTCTATTTGAGGAAACAAACTTTCTCGGTAAAGCTCGCTACTTTTGCAGCCCTG GTTGCAGCCTGATCTTTAAGAACCAGTTTGTGAAGCGGATCGGTCTACGGTGTGCCATGTGTGATTACTGTTCCACCATGTGTAAGGTGGCAACGGTCACGGTAATGGGTGGATCCAAGAAACGGTTTTGTGCTGAAGAGTGTAGAGAGAGCTATCACCAATGGTATAACAAGATGGCAAG GTGCGAAGGATGCAAGCGCATGGGATGCGAACTGACCGAGAGCTTCCGCTGGAGAGGCAAGGTGAAGAGAGTTTGCAACGAGCAGTGCCTGCTTCTGTTTTACACTCAGCAGAATGTACCAGATATGGGCACACAACTGCAGTCAGAATTAAACCCTCCCGTCAAGCCAACCGAAAATGGTACTGGAAGCTTCCCAACGATCACCAATGTGAAATCCTTGGCAGGGCCTCATATGTCAG ATGCGACTGCTCAAGTAAAGCAAATTCCAATGGCTCACAAGCAGACACAGATTACTACCAATACCATATTTGtgaaacccccaccccctcctcctatGCCTCCCCCACCAGCCCCCAAGCAGGTCAGAAATAAGATGACCCTATGCAAGCCCTACGCTGTCAGCAAAGCCACTACATGTTACATTAAACCAACTGCGTCTGATCAGGGCACCCAGACAG ATCTGCAGCCCATCCTCGTGCCTGTTCCCATACCTATTTTTGTGCCCGTGCCTATGCAGATGTACACCAGTCCATTCCCACACCCTGTGGGTATCCCCATACCGATTCCTACGCCCATGTTTATCCCCGTCGCCTACAACAATTGTGACAGGCTGATGGCGTGTATCGACGATATCAAAAACACCATTCCCTCTGACCCTCTGGAAGCAGACATTCTTATGATGGCGACTGCCATCGCTGGCAAGGAGGAAAGCAAACCGAAACCGGTCGTGACAGAAGCACCACCTCCACCTGAAGGTGAATCACCTACTC ATgacgatgatgaagatgatattACAGATCTCCTCCCCTTGAAGGATTCTGAAGTCTTGGATATTCCCAACAAGTTTCTGGAGAGTGATTCTGACATCGCTGGCATCTTGGCAGACAGCCTAGAGGCCATAG ATTCAGCAGACTTATTCCCAGAGGAGAGGGTGACTCGTGCTTCGTCCTCTCGTGTTACGAGGAATTCCTCCCAGAGCCAGGACGATGGTGAGGGTTCATCTTCAAGGAGGTTGAGGACCAGAGGCGCAAAGCGTTCCCGTGTGGATAGAGATGACGATGAAGAACCCCCTCAGTCTCCTCCGGGTTCTGGCAAGGAGGATGTGAGACCGGATATCGGACCCGCCGCTTACAACTTCTACCTGCAACAGACGAGCAAAGATGGAGATTCCCAGAACAGCCGATTAAAAGCTGATCTCAGCTTGGCCAGTGTAGACGAACTACACTACTGCCTCTGCAGGTTTGTGAGGGAAGCCCGCCAACCGGACGGAGAGGTTTACCCGGCGGACACTCTCTTTCTGATCCTCCTCTCCATCCAGAAGTATCTCATGACCAAAGAACGGAAGGAGAATATATTTATGGACCCTTACTTCCAGACGTTTGCTAACCTCCTGCACGAGAGGATCGGGGAGCACAGCATCATCGCGGACCCGATGGTGGGGATAGAACCCGGGGCCACCTGCCTGGATGAAGAGTTTCTGTGGGACTCCAAACAACTTGGGGCCCACTCTCCGTCGGTCCTCCTCAGCACGATACTTTACTACTGCACCAAGGAGCTGATGCTGAAGACGGTGGCCATGCACCAGGTGCTGGCATTTTCCAGGGTACAGAGATTGGTCAGGAAGGATTCACGAGGGAAGAGGGAAGCTTATATCAGATTCCTCCCTTCAGAGGAACAGAAGCAGAAAG AATCTGAAGGTAAAGGCAAAAAACGTCCACTAGACATCGACTATTCCCTGGAGTTGCGTGTCAACACCAAACAACCGCTTCGCTGTCCAGTCAAGCTGTACGAGTTTTACATTAGCAAGTG CCCCGAGAGCGTGAAGACAAGCCGGAATATCTTCTATCTGGTGCCGGAGAGAGCTTGCGTCCCAGACAGCCCTCTGTGGTACTCTGATAAAGCCGTGCCGGATAAGATGGTAGAGCGGTTCCTCTGGCGGCATTTAATCGTCAAGGACATACATGAACATTGGGAGATGCTGAAGCATAAGAACGAAGAGGGCGAATCGTCAGGGGACGACTTTTAA
- the LOC139962919 gene encoding zinc finger MYM-type protein 3-like isoform X2: MSSSEGHPPKEVADDTEAKLVDAGGDSEANVGKIPSSKEGVHKDVGDSNQEKGTIDVPVKEAEQRISESQDDESLARGKPEDGVGDIEEQFEAKEKKKSAEEASSSKITEAVEDAGSEENTAANEEESTKDSEEQEQGGVNDQAIGAVDKTKEIPSEDDDASRENVTSILETPQTKDEADGEKEETARRDENASLAVSENLMVEADGGVTEGDEEAKGEDDRTAPEAGNESEKPETEVDVAPVVGDGAENVLEAKDDNSGILDSEKSLEKETDSTGSGFIEKADSPVIGGEEDEDAGTSLPEKEMGSEEMKDEEELLDDQSKDIWVEGGNGDDDGDDGFQETEEPMETDEFDEVERAVKEERKQQSELSEARATADKEEECSRDEKNPDGGTDATKPRDEVDGKADKLEKESDEMSDAAGVIEGAVNAATEPSDGIKEREDTATLPKESIGEKVADEEKKPRDGSHETHDGDKSESKADLTESQEMLMQYDGEDLLETMVSDGSDSDRQNQVDSQDEKTAATEPGEEEPMEVDGNVPSETKAATDFSDGQGAAKESSKDSDVIDMIEERTVSPSLHSEKAAEAVEEAGKKEEQVDKEDTSSDIIILDDVEPKKSDEDGDKTKETTPPAEKKRKLGSLGSIVSRLTQSVKEKQSEEGSSKSVVDKSIPVISQVKTLTHEPVKEKVGRKQVYKTEDVVNRCSVCFQPFLSLNPIKFNNNVFCSDDCLHEKKGASSDSTPCSYCKKVFKKDSSESCSIEFGTQRKRFCSSNCKTDYQKKVKPCSNCGEDITGTSNAFMAQVGSEGKFMEFCSQNCVESYEKKIKDQPQQTKKDSGEKKACSMCRKLTSIKHEVKFRGSYYHMCGTDCFSNFRKKYSLSLRTCNQCGTTCYNEHSPGDDKDGHKVFFCSQKCLEVFQQSRSLSEPCFSCKTMYKQGMLMEGKASSGKVYKFCSQECMQKVLPSTTSNSASTTVTPSTSTPKTTNVVPAQGPRMATQVQTSAKPLVQPRIVQTSTNGTGSGQNQGSLPCNHCKKLQRPLYHLTMSDSSLRNFCSYPCVIAFQAQFNVPPVTLPQETLLLRCGQCHRGFSHRPQTLDYQGETRLFCNTACLDDFKRTQSIIAICDCCFEEKILFEETNFLGKARYFCSPGCSLIFKNQFVKRIGLRCAMCDYCSTMCKVATVTVMGGSKKRFCAEECRESYHQWYNKMARCEGCKRMGCELTESFRWRGKVKRVCNEQCLLLFYTQQNVPDMGTQLQSELNPPVKPTENGTGSFPTITNVKSLAGPHMSDATAQVKQIPMAHKQTQITTNTIFVKPPPPPPMPPPPAPKQVRNKMTLCKPYAVSKATTCYIKPTASDQGTQTDLQPILVPVPIPIFVPVPMQMYTSPFPHPVGIPIPIPTPMFIPVAYNNCDRLMACIDDIKNTIPSDPLEADILMMATAIAGKEESKPKPVVTEAPPPPEDDDDEDDITDLLPLKDSEVLDIPNKFLESDSDIAGILADSLEAIDSADLFPEERVTRASSSRVTRNSSQSQDDGEGSSSRRLRTRGAKRSRVDRDDDEEPPQSPPGSGKEDVRPDIGPAAYNFYLQQTSKDGDSQNSRLKADLSLASVDELHYCLCRFVREARQPDGEVYPADTLFLILLSIQKYLMTKERKENIFMDPYFQTFANLLHERIGEHSIIADPMVGIEPGATCLDEEFLWDSKQLGAHSPSVLLSTILYYCTKELMLKTVAMHQVLAFSRVQRLVRKDSRGKREAYIRFLPSEEQKQKESEGKGKKRPLDIDYSLELRVNTKQPLRCPVKLYEFYISKCPESVKTSRNIFYLVPERACVPDSPLWYSDKAVPDKMVERFLWRHLIVKDIHEHWEMLKHKNEEGESSGDDF; encoded by the exons ATGTCATCTAGTGAGGGTCATCCACCAAAAGAGGTTGCAGATGATACAGAAGCAAAACTTGTTGATGCTGGAGGAGATTCTGAAGCGAATGTTGGTAAAATACCATCATCCAAAGAAGGAGTGCACAAAGATGTTGGAGATTCGAATCAAGAGAAAGGAACAATCGATGTTCCTGTCAAAGAAGCTGAACAACGCATATCAGAAAGTCAAGACGATGAAAGTCTTGCGAGGGGTAAACCCGAAGATGGCGTCGGAGATATCGAAGAACAGTTTGAAgcaaaggagaagaaaaaatctGCTGAGGAAGCAAGCTCTAGCAAAATTACTGAGGCCGTAGAAGATGCTGGCAGTGAAGAGAATACAGCTGCAAATGAAGAGGAGAGCACAAAGGATTCAGAGGAACAAGAACAGGGTGGAGTGAATGATCAAGCTATCGGTGCAGTCGACAAAACCAAAGAGATACCCTCAGAGGACGATGATGCAAGCCGTGAGAATGTGACATCAATCCTTGAAACACCCCAGACTAAGGATGAAGCTGATGGGGAGAAGGAAGAGACTGCTAGAAGAGATGAGAATGCATCTTTAGCTGTGTCTGAGAATCTTATGGTGGAAGCAGATGGAGGTGTAACAGAGGGGGATGAGGAAGCTAAAGGTGAAGATGATAGGACTGCACCTGAAGCTGGGAATGAGTCAGAGAAGCCTGAAACAGAAGTCGATGTTGCGCCTGTGGTAGGAGATGGTGCAGAAAATGTTCTGGAAGCAAAGGATGATAATTCTGGAATTCTGGACTCGGAGAAAAGCCTTGAGAAAGAGACCGATTCTACCGGAAGCGGATTTATTGAAAAAGCGGATTCACCGGTCATCGGAGGAGAGGAGGATGAAGATGCTGGAACGTCTCTCCCTGAGAAAGAGATGGGAAGTGAAGAGatgaaagatgaagaagaaTTGTTGGATGACCAGAGCAAGGACATCTGGGTAGAGGGAGGAAATGGAGATGACGACGGTGATGATGGCTTTCAAGAAACCGAAGAGCCGATGGAAACAGATGAGTTTGATGAGGTGGAGAGAGCTGTGAAGGAGGAAAGGAAACAACAGTCAGAATTGTCAGAGGCAAGGGCAACAGCTGACAAGGAGGAGGAATGTAGCAGAGACGAGAAGAATCCTGACGGAGGCACAGACGCTACAAAGCCGAGGGATGAAGTAGACGGTAAAGCTGACAAACTTGAGAAGGAGAGCGATGAAATGTCAGATGCTGCTGGAGTAATTGAAGGAGCAGTGAATGCAGCAACCGAGCCATCAGATGGAATTAAAGAGAGAGAGGACACTGCGACTCTGCCAAAAGAAAGCATTGGAGAGAAGGTGGCAGACGAAGAGAAGAAGCCAAGGGATGGAAGTCATGAAACGCATGATGGTGACAAGAGTGAATCAAAAGCCGATCTCACTGAATCTCAGGAGATGCTGATGCAGTATGATGGAGAGGACCTCCTGGAGACCATGGTCAGCGACGGCTCAGATTCTGACCGGCAGAACCAAGTCGACAGCCAGGACGAGAAGACGGCAGCGACGGAACCCGGAGAGGAGGAACCGATGGAAGTAGACGGTAACGTCCCTTCCGAGACTAAGGCTGCAACAGATTTTTCAGACGGGCAGGGCGCTGCAAAGGAGAGCAGTAAGGATTCGGACGTAATCGACATGATCGAAGAGAGGACGGTGTCTCCGTCCCTACATTCAGAGAAAGCTGCTGAGGCTGTAGAAGAGGCAGGAAAAAAAGAGGAGCAGGTCGATAAGGAAgatacctcttcagatattatCATCCTGGACGATGTCGAACCCAAGAAATCAGACGAAGATGGAGATAAGACGAAAGAGACGACCCCACCAGCTGAGAAGAAACGAAAATTAGGAAGCCTTGGTAGTATTGTGTCCAGGCTTACACAGAGCGTCAAGGAGAAACAGTCCGAGGAAGGG AGTTCGAAGTCGGTGGTGGACAAATCCATACCCGTAATCTCCCAAGTCAAGACTCTTACTCACGAACCAGTGAAGGAGAAAGTG GGTCGTAAGCAGGTCTACAAAACAGAAGATGTTGTGAACCGATGCAGCGTCTGCTTTCAACCTTTCTTGTCCCTCAACCCTATTAAATTCAACAACAATGTCTTCTGCTCGGACGATTGTCTCCACGAGAAGAAGGGTGCCAGCTCAGACAGCACGCCCTGTAGCTACTGCAAGAAAGTCTTCAAGAAGGACAGCTCGGAGAGCTGTTCGATCGAGTTTGGCACACAACGCAAGAGATTCTGTTCTTCAAACTGCAAGACCGACTACCAGAAGAAAGTGAAACCTTGTAGCAACTGTGGAGAGGACATAACAGGAACCAGTAACGCATTTATGGCCCAGGTGGGGTCCGAGGGCAAGTTCATGGAGTTCTGCTCGCAGAATTGCGTCGAGAGTTACGAGAAGAAGATCAAAGATCAGCCTCAACAGACAAAGAAGGACAGTGGGGAGAAGAAAGCTTGCAGCATGTGTCGGAAGCTCACATCT ATCAAGCATGAAGTGAAGTTCCGGGGTTCTTACTACCACATGTGCGGAACGGACTGCTTCTCCAACTTCCGCAAGAAGTACAGCCTGTCGCTCCGTACCTGCAATCAGTGCGGTACGACCTGCTACAACGAACACTCCCCAGGGGACGACAAAGACGGCCATAAGGTATTCTTCTGCAGTCAGAAATGTTTGGAAGTCTTCCAGCAATCCAGGTCCCTGAGTGAACCTTGCTTTAGCTGTAAGACCATGTACAAACAGGGGATGTTAATGGAAGGCAAAGCCAGTAGTGGCAAAGTCTACAAGTTCTGTTCGCAGGAATGCATGCAGAAAGTTCTGCCCTCGACCACCAGTAACTCTGCATCTACTACAGTGACGCCCAGTACCAGTACCCCGAAGACCACCAACGTTGTCCCAGCGCAAGGCCCCAGGATGGCCACTCAGGTTCAGACCTCTGCCAAGCCGTTGGTGCAGCCTCGAATAGTCCAAACTTCCACCAACGGAACTGGCTCGGGACAGAACCAGGGGTCGCTCCCGTGTAACCATTGCAAGAAGCTGCAGCGCCCCCTGTACCACCTGACGATGAGCGACAGCAGCTTGCGCAACTTCTGCAGTTACCCTTGCGTCATCGCATTTCAAGCTCAGTTCAATGTGCCACCTGTGACCCTTCCTCAGGAGACGCTCCTGCTCAGATGCGGACAGTGCCACAGGGGATTCTCTCACCGTCCTCAGACCTTGGATTACCAAGGAGAGACGAGGCTCTTTTGTAACACGGCATGCTTGGATGATTTCAAACGG ACCCAGTCCATCATCGCTATCTGCGACTGCTGTTTTGAGGAAAAGATTCTATTTGAGGAAACAAACTTTCTCGGTAAAGCTCGCTACTTTTGCAGCCCTG GTTGCAGCCTGATCTTTAAGAACCAGTTTGTGAAGCGGATCGGTCTACGGTGTGCCATGTGTGATTACTGTTCCACCATGTGTAAGGTGGCAACGGTCACGGTAATGGGTGGATCCAAGAAACGGTTTTGTGCTGAAGAGTGTAGAGAGAGCTATCACCAATGGTATAACAAGATGGCAAG GTGCGAAGGATGCAAGCGCATGGGATGCGAACTGACCGAGAGCTTCCGCTGGAGAGGCAAGGTGAAGAGAGTTTGCAACGAGCAGTGCCTGCTTCTGTTTTACACTCAGCAGAATGTACCAGATATGGGCACACAACTGCAGTCAGAATTAAACCCTCCCGTCAAGCCAACCGAAAATGGTACTGGAAGCTTCCCAACGATCACCAATGTGAAATCCTTGGCAGGGCCTCATATGTCAG ATGCGACTGCTCAAGTAAAGCAAATTCCAATGGCTCACAAGCAGACACAGATTACTACCAATACCATATTTGtgaaacccccaccccctcctcctatGCCTCCCCCACCAGCCCCCAAGCAGGTCAGAAATAAGATGACCCTATGCAAGCCCTACGCTGTCAGCAAAGCCACTACATGTTACATTAAACCAACTGCGTCTGATCAGGGCACCCAGACAG ATCTGCAGCCCATCCTCGTGCCTGTTCCCATACCTATTTTTGTGCCCGTGCCTATGCAGATGTACACCAGTCCATTCCCACACCCTGTGGGTATCCCCATACCGATTCCTACGCCCATGTTTATCCCCGTCGCCTACAACAATTGTGACAGGCTGATGGCGTGTATCGACGATATCAAAAACACCATTCCCTCTGACCCTCTGGAAGCAGACATTCTTATGATGGCGACTGCCATCGCTGGCAAGGAGGAAAGCAAACCGAAACCGGTCGTGACAGAAGCACCACCTCCACCTGAAG ATgacgatgatgaagatgatattACAGATCTCCTCCCCTTGAAGGATTCTGAAGTCTTGGATATTCCCAACAAGTTTCTGGAGAGTGATTCTGACATCGCTGGCATCTTGGCAGACAGCCTAGAGGCCATAG ATTCAGCAGACTTATTCCCAGAGGAGAGGGTGACTCGTGCTTCGTCCTCTCGTGTTACGAGGAATTCCTCCCAGAGCCAGGACGATGGTGAGGGTTCATCTTCAAGGAGGTTGAGGACCAGAGGCGCAAAGCGTTCCCGTGTGGATAGAGATGACGATGAAGAACCCCCTCAGTCTCCTCCGGGTTCTGGCAAGGAGGATGTGAGACCGGATATCGGACCCGCCGCTTACAACTTCTACCTGCAACAGACGAGCAAAGATGGAGATTCCCAGAACAGCCGATTAAAAGCTGATCTCAGCTTGGCCAGTGTAGACGAACTACACTACTGCCTCTGCAGGTTTGTGAGGGAAGCCCGCCAACCGGACGGAGAGGTTTACCCGGCGGACACTCTCTTTCTGATCCTCCTCTCCATCCAGAAGTATCTCATGACCAAAGAACGGAAGGAGAATATATTTATGGACCCTTACTTCCAGACGTTTGCTAACCTCCTGCACGAGAGGATCGGGGAGCACAGCATCATCGCGGACCCGATGGTGGGGATAGAACCCGGGGCCACCTGCCTGGATGAAGAGTTTCTGTGGGACTCCAAACAACTTGGGGCCCACTCTCCGTCGGTCCTCCTCAGCACGATACTTTACTACTGCACCAAGGAGCTGATGCTGAAGACGGTGGCCATGCACCAGGTGCTGGCATTTTCCAGGGTACAGAGATTGGTCAGGAAGGATTCACGAGGGAAGAGGGAAGCTTATATCAGATTCCTCCCTTCAGAGGAACAGAAGCAGAAAG AATCTGAAGGTAAAGGCAAAAAACGTCCACTAGACATCGACTATTCCCTGGAGTTGCGTGTCAACACCAAACAACCGCTTCGCTGTCCAGTCAAGCTGTACGAGTTTTACATTAGCAAGTG CCCCGAGAGCGTGAAGACAAGCCGGAATATCTTCTATCTGGTGCCGGAGAGAGCTTGCGTCCCAGACAGCCCTCTGTGGTACTCTGATAAAGCCGTGCCGGATAAGATGGTAGAGCGGTTCCTCTGGCGGCATTTAATCGTCAAGGACATACATGAACATTGGGAGATGCTGAAGCATAAGAACGAAGAGGGCGAATCGTCAGGGGACGACTTTTAA